A stretch of Vicinamibacteria bacterium DNA encodes these proteins:
- a CDS encoding tetratricopeptide repeat protein: MRIFPILAVPTLCVSVVSFAWGDKKLNDVIAKAEAQFARGKEDEAIKILQKAATQAPRDPEPKLALARLFLRLGKLDEASRALGDALASDAPPNVRARVLAARSALALRGGTAADSLTLGREAVEAEAMMDSLAALAGAQARLGDPAARETAERAAQAAPSSAAAQIARGDALLAARIFPDAEAAFQRALSFDARSGAGARLAVALAAQGKATPALEAARAAVQADAHSGEALAALALAQLAKDPLDTASEAMAAVQQAAFLEPKNPVVEFTVGRVFESRGQLADAAGAYAKAAGLDPTWAAPPVAALALLLRQGDATAAFAGLRVLSDDLKSSGEAQWLLGRLLLRKEDWRGAKAALDVVTAAMPGVAEAQAALGTAAYHVGELKLAANAYGRAVALEPENLTYLSNYGLFLGYDDRLDDGLAVLLKVTGRPDGQDAGAFINLGWIYRHFRPPRVTEAVAAYEKALKLEPKNAKAALGVALSYRAGGQWARAITAYERVSQVNPRLDGEALLGTSWCYFRARDDYKARFFAGLAAKAGVDVGPLRNALLGPANAGAATLKTADELNELVLQLDEKNAGEQALAAQRLLGFGRPAVPYLASALGHKDTAIAVRETIVAGLGKMGSAARAALPELDRSIKAGPHGSGSEASPAERAREANLISAMQAVSVKIREN; the protein is encoded by the coding sequence ATGCGGATCTTCCCTATCCTGGCGGTACCGACGTTGTGCGTGTCCGTCGTCTCGTTCGCGTGGGGCGACAAGAAGCTCAACGACGTGATCGCCAAGGCCGAAGCCCAGTTCGCCAGGGGCAAGGAGGACGAAGCCATCAAGATCCTGCAGAAGGCAGCCACGCAGGCACCTCGCGACCCGGAACCGAAGCTTGCGCTCGCGCGTCTGTTCCTGAGGCTGGGCAAGCTGGATGAGGCCAGCAGGGCGCTCGGCGATGCCCTGGCCTCGGACGCGCCGCCGAACGTGCGGGCGCGCGTCCTTGCCGCCCGGTCCGCTCTCGCGTTGCGGGGCGGGACCGCAGCGGACTCCCTCACCCTCGGCCGAGAGGCAGTCGAAGCCGAGGCCATGATGGACAGCCTGGCCGCCCTGGCCGGCGCCCAGGCTCGCCTCGGCGATCCCGCCGCCCGCGAGACGGCTGAGCGGGCCGCACAAGCGGCCCCGTCGTCCGCCGCCGCCCAGATCGCACGCGGCGACGCCCTGCTAGCGGCACGGATCTTCCCCGACGCCGAGGCCGCATTCCAGCGCGCCTTATCGTTCGACGCACGCTCGGGCGCCGGAGCAAGGCTCGCAGTTGCCCTCGCCGCTCAGGGAAAGGCCACCCCGGCCCTCGAGGCGGCTCGCGCGGCCGTCCAGGCGGACGCGCATTCCGGGGAAGCCCTAGCCGCGCTGGCCCTGGCCCAGCTGGCCAAGGATCCGCTCGACACGGCGAGCGAAGCCATGGCCGCGGTCCAACAGGCCGCCTTCCTCGAGCCGAAGAACCCAGTGGTCGAGTTCACCGTGGGACGCGTCTTCGAGAGCCGCGGGCAGCTCGCGGATGCCGCGGGCGCTTACGCCAAGGCCGCGGGCCTCGACCCAACCTGGGCCGCGCCGCCGGTCGCGGCCCTGGCGCTTCTCCTTCGGCAGGGCGACGCGACTGCCGCCTTTGCCGGCCTGCGCGTGCTGTCCGACGACCTCAAGTCCTCGGGAGAGGCGCAATGGCTGCTCGGCCGGCTCCTCCTGCGTAAGGAAGACTGGCGAGGCGCAAAAGCAGCGCTCGACGTGGTCACCGCCGCCATGCCGGGCGTGGCCGAGGCGCAAGCGGCGCTCGGCACGGCCGCCTACCACGTCGGCGAGCTCAAACTCGCCGCTAACGCCTACGGCCGGGCGGTCGCGCTCGAGCCCGAGAACCTCACCTATCTGTCGAACTACGGGCTGTTCCTCGGTTACGACGATCGACTTGACGACGGCCTGGCCGTTCTGCTGAAGGTCACCGGACGGCCGGACGGTCAGGACGCGGGGGCGTTCATCAACCTCGGCTGGATCTACCGCCACTTCCGGCCACCCCGCGTCACCGAGGCCGTGGCCGCCTACGAAAAGGCGCTGAAGCTCGAGCCGAAGAACGCCAAGGCGGCCCTGGGCGTGGCCCTCAGCTATCGCGCGGGTGGACAGTGGGCGCGCGCGATCACCGCCTACGAGCGCGTGTCGCAGGTCAACCCCCGGCTCGACGGCGAGGCCCTGCTGGGCACTTCGTGGTGCTACTTCCGCGCTCGCGACGACTACAAGGCCCGCTTCTTCGCGGGCCTGGCGGCGAAGGCGGGCGTGGACGTTGGCCCGCTCCGCAACGCGCTCCTGGGCCCGGCGAATGCGGGGGCGGCGACGCTGAAGACGGCGGACGAACTCAACGAGCTCGTCCTCCAGCTCGACGAGAAGAACGCCGGCGAGCAGGCGCTCGCCGCGCAGCGACTGCTCGGTTTCGGCCGGCCTGCAGTACCCTACCTTGCCTCCGCGCTGGGTCACAAGGACACCGCCATCGCGGTGCGCGAGACGATCGTCGCCGGCCTCGGCAAGATGGGGTCCGCCGCGCGCGCCGCGCTGCCGGAGCTCGACCGGTCGATCAAGGCCGGCCCGCACGGGAGCGGCTCCGAGGCCTCGCCCGCGGAGAGAGCACGCGAGGCGAACCTGATTAGCGCCATGCAGGCGGTCTCGGTGAAGATCCGGGAGAATTGA
- a CDS encoding FG-GAP-like repeat-containing protein, whose amino-acid sequence MGSDEDPDIPPFLRDIDKETYLRLRDAFIGMLRGFDDAKLLPYNPRQRALEFLERQPKFSVTARPTTLPLASTTTWTAIGPAPIPNGQTEGVSNPVTGRMTALEIDPTNTNRIYLGTAFGGVWRSLDGGTNWTPIFDSAQSLAIGALALAPSDPTILYVGTGEANGSLDSFAGVGLYRIDAAPTTATLVGPINPVRNYTAGDGTTPISNPVFNGRSVSRILVHPTDPATLFVGTAGGVIGEGGDVALGGSIPPLGMRGLYRLGNATGVPASVTVVKLAVTTAGSGFDTPNTGNRNVSDLIFPDPADPNQLGVWIQGTANPSDGGIYRSSNALAATPTFSLVQGTTAPGSGTVRGVFAGYKQASTPNLVIYSAAGESVTGTGCNVAGNAGALRVSIDGGLTWSAKLAGGGGFCGSQCFYNFGLDVRPGPSAAVTDDLLWLGGNITGGTTPPCARLHAKSTDGGATFTDSATGLHADTHFIKVDPGNPSVVYHGNDGGIFKSTDGGASWVSLNSSPLSATQFQSVSTHSADPKYSIGGTQDNGTNMYTTAAAWNRIDFGDGGYARIDQSSASTSTVTMYHTYFNATNQLLGYARVNTTSCATDGGWSFKGQYSGGVDATVHCDGSTDTFNGISLGDNVNFYAPVELGPGNPNTVYFGSDRLYRSTNRGDTATLVSQGPITANVPIDTIAISRKNDSFRIVGLGLNVTTGVVNGHVWATTTGSSTLTDVTTNLPTPLKQVLRAVFDPNDASGNTAYVSLGGYWGNATGHVYKTTNLTAGAATTWSSASGGGLTSIPDVPVNGLAIDPFNSNHIFAGTDIGVYYSADGGGSWNPLGSALPRVPVFELTFNSDTNPATRVLRVATHGRGLWEIIPPPAATADLSITKTDGQTTAVPGNPLTYTIVAANAGPDPVTGVTVTDTLPAALLGGAWTCAGASGGTCTASGAGNISDLVNLPNGASVTYTVSGTVNPAAMGTLVNTATVTPPPGVLDPNPGNNSATDVDTLTPQADLSVNKTDGLTTAVPGTSIIYTIVAANAGPSTANGAAVSDTLPAALTLATWTCAGASGGTCTAGGAGNINDLVNLPPGSHVTYTLTGTIDPAATGSLSNTVTVAAPAGVTDPNPGNNAATDTDTLTPQADLSITKTDGRTTAVPGTRLTYTIVATNAGPSTANGATVTDTLPVALSGGTWTCVGASGGICTGSGTGNINDVVNLANGASVTYTLSATIDRAARGTLTNMATVGPPGGVTDPNPLNNTATDTDALLKNERPVDFDGDGKSDLTVFHGADGLWYIKSSSTGTVTTVGYGGSGYVPVPADYDGDGKTDLAVYHPPSGLWFIRSSSTGTDTSTGFGGTGYAPVRGDFDGDAKTDLAVFHDATGLWFIKYSSTGAVISLGYGGSGYIPVPGDYDGDGKTDIAVYHPPTGLWFIRSSSTGTDSTTGFGGTGYTPVRGDFDGDGKNDLAVFHAASGLWFIKYSSTGTVATIGYGATGYIPVPGDYDGDGKTDIAVYHPPSGLWFIRLSSTGTDISTGFGGPAFTPIN is encoded by the coding sequence TTGGGGTCCGACGAAGATCCCGACATTCCGCCCTTCCTCCGCGACATCGACAAGGAGACCTACCTACGCCTCCGCGATGCCTTCATCGGGATGCTGCGGGGGTTCGACGACGCGAAGCTGCTCCCCTACAACCCGCGCCAAAGAGCGCTCGAGTTTTTGGAGCGCCAGCCCAAGTTCAGCGTGACCGCCCGTCCCACCACCCTTCCTCTGGCCAGCACCACGACCTGGACCGCGATCGGCCCCGCACCCATCCCCAACGGGCAGACCGAGGGCGTGTCGAACCCCGTGACCGGCCGCATGACCGCCCTCGAGATCGATCCCACCAATACCAACCGGATTTATCTCGGCACCGCTTTCGGAGGCGTATGGCGGTCCCTCGACGGAGGGACGAACTGGACCCCCATCTTTGATAGCGCTCAGTCCCTCGCCATTGGCGCCTTGGCTCTCGCTCCCTCCGACCCTACGATCCTCTACGTTGGCACGGGGGAGGCGAACGGCTCGCTAGACAGCTTTGCCGGGGTGGGCCTCTACCGCATCGACGCCGCTCCCACGACGGCGACCCTCGTGGGGCCGATCAACCCCGTCCGGAACTACACCGCCGGCGACGGCACCACGCCCATAAGCAACCCTGTCTTTAACGGTCGGTCCGTCAGCCGGATCCTCGTTCACCCCACGGACCCCGCCACCCTGTTCGTGGGCACGGCAGGGGGGGTGATCGGTGAAGGGGGCGACGTTGCTTTGGGCGGCAGCATCCCCCCCCTGGGCATGCGGGGCCTTTACCGCCTGGGCAACGCCACGGGAGTGCCTGCCTCGGTCACGGTCGTCAAGCTGGCCGTCACCACCGCCGGCAGTGGCTTCGACACCCCGAACACCGGAAACCGGAACGTTTCCGATCTCATCTTCCCTGACCCCGCGGATCCCAATCAGCTCGGGGTCTGGATCCAGGGCACGGCCAACCCCAGCGACGGGGGCATCTACCGCTCCAGCAACGCCCTGGCTGCCACCCCCACCTTCAGTCTTGTTCAGGGCACCACGGCGCCCGGTTCGGGAACCGTGCGGGGAGTCTTCGCCGGCTACAAGCAGGCCTCCACCCCGAACCTGGTCATCTATTCCGCGGCCGGCGAGTCCGTGACGGGGACGGGCTGCAACGTCGCTGGAAACGCGGGCGCCCTTAGAGTCTCGATCGACGGGGGTCTCACCTGGTCGGCCAAGCTCGCGGGCGGGGGCGGTTTCTGCGGCAGCCAGTGCTTCTACAATTTTGGCCTGGACGTAAGGCCGGGCCCCAGCGCGGCCGTGACGGACGACCTCCTCTGGCTCGGTGGAAACATCACGGGAGGAACCACTCCCCCCTGCGCCCGTCTCCACGCCAAGTCGACCGATGGGGGGGCCACCTTCACGGATTCCGCCACCGGCCTCCACGCGGACACCCATTTCATAAAGGTCGATCCCGGCAACCCCAGCGTGGTCTATCACGGCAACGACGGGGGCATCTTCAAGTCGACCGACGGGGGGGCCTCCTGGGTGAGCCTCAACAGCAGTCCCTTGAGCGCCACGCAGTTTCAGAGTGTGTCCACCCACTCTGCGGACCCCAAGTACTCGATCGGCGGCACCCAGGACAACGGCACCAACATGTACACCACGGCCGCGGCCTGGAACCGTATCGACTTCGGGGATGGCGGCTACGCCCGCATCGACCAGAGCTCGGCTTCCACCTCCACCGTGACCATGTACCACACCTATTTCAATGCGACCAACCAGCTGCTGGGCTACGCACGTGTGAACACGACCAGCTGCGCAACCGACGGCGGATGGTCGTTCAAGGGGCAGTATTCCGGCGGCGTTGATGCGACCGTTCATTGCGATGGCAGCACCGACACCTTCAACGGCATCAGCCTCGGCGACAACGTGAACTTCTACGCGCCTGTGGAGCTTGGCCCGGGGAACCCCAACACAGTTTACTTCGGCTCGGACCGTCTCTATCGTTCGACCAATCGTGGGGACACGGCCACACTGGTGAGCCAGGGGCCGATAACCGCCAACGTTCCCATCGACACCATCGCCATCTCCCGCAAGAACGACAGCTTCCGGATCGTAGGCCTGGGCCTTAACGTCACCACTGGGGTGGTAAACGGCCACGTCTGGGCTACCACCACCGGCTCGAGCACGCTGACCGACGTGACCACAAACTTGCCGACTCCACTAAAACAGGTCCTGCGAGCGGTCTTCGATCCCAACGATGCCAGCGGAAACACGGCCTATGTGTCGCTCGGTGGGTACTGGGGCAATGCTACCGGGCACGTCTACAAGACGACCAACCTGACCGCGGGCGCGGCGACGACCTGGAGCAGCGCCTCCGGCGGCGGCCTCACCAGCATTCCCGACGTGCCCGTTAACGGGCTGGCTATCGACCCTTTCAACTCCAACCACATCTTCGCCGGCACCGACATCGGGGTGTACTACTCGGCCGATGGGGGCGGGAGCTGGAACCCTCTTGGCTCGGCGCTCCCCCGCGTGCCCGTCTTCGAGCTGACCTTCAACAGCGACACCAACCCGGCGACGCGGGTACTCCGCGTCGCCACTCACGGTCGTGGCCTCTGGGAGATCATCCCACCTCCGGCCGCGACCGCCGATCTCTCCATCACCAAAACCGACGGCCAGACCACGGCCGTGCCCGGCAATCCCCTCACCTACACGATCGTGGCCGCCAACGCCGGCCCCGACCCCGTGACCGGGGTGACGGTCACGGACACTCTGCCCGCCGCCCTCCTGGGGGGGGCCTGGACCTGCGCCGGGGCCTCCGGTGGGACCTGTACTGCGAGCGGGGCCGGCAACATCAGCGACCTCGTGAACCTGCCCAATGGGGCGAGCGTCACCTACACCGTGAGCGGGACGGTGAACCCGGCGGCCATGGGGACCCTCGTCAACACGGCCACGGTCACGCCCCCGCCCGGGGTGCTCGACCCCAACCCCGGCAACAACTCGGCCACCGACGTGGACACACTCACGCCCCAGGCCGACCTCTCCGTTAACAAGACCGACGGTTTGACCACGGCCGTGCCCGGCACGAGCATCATTTACACGATCGTGGCGGCTAACGCCGGCCCCAGCACCGCGAACGGGGCCGCGGTCAGCGACACCCTCCCGGCCGCCCTCACGCTGGCGACCTGGACCTGCGCGGGGGCTTCGGGGGGGACGTGCACTGCGGGCGGGGCGGGAAACATCAATGACCTCGTGAACTTGCCCCCGGGGAGTCACGTGACCTACACCCTGACCGGCACCATCGACCCGGCGGCCACGGGGAGCCTGAGCAACACGGTCACGGTGGCGGCCCCGGCGGGAGTGACCGACCCCAACCCCGGAAACAACGCGGCCACCGACACCGACACCCTCACCCCCCAGGCGGATCTCTCCATCACCAAGACCGATGGCCGGACTACGGCCGTGCCAGGCACGCGTCTCACCTACACCATCGTGGCCACCAACGCCGGCCCCAGCACGGCCAACGGGGCCACCGTCACGGACACCCTCCCGGTAGCCCTCTCCGGGGGGACCTGGACCTGTGTCGGGGCCTCGGGCGGGATTTGCACGGGGAGCGGGACCGGGAACATCAACGACGTTGTGAACTTGGCAAATGGGGCGAGCGTGACCTACACGCTCAGTGCGACCATCGACCGAGCGGCTCGGGGAACCCTGACCAACATGGCCACGGTGGGGCCCCCCGGCGGGGTGACCGACCCCAACCCCTTGAACAACACGGCCACTGACACCGACGCCCTGCTCAAGAACGAGCGGCCGGTTGACTTCGACGGGGACGGTAAGTCGGATCTGACCGTCTTCCACGGTGCCGACGGCCTCTGGTACATCAAGAGCTCCTCGACCGGCACCGTAACCACCGTGGGCTACGGCGGCTCCGGATACGTCCCCGTACCCGCCGACTACGACGGGGACGGGAAGACCGACCTCGCTGTGTACCATCCCCCCTCTGGGCTCTGGTTCATCCGCTCCTCCTCGACCGGCACTGACACCTCCACCGGGTTCGGGGGAACGGGCTACGCGCCGGTGCGGGGCGACTTCGACGGCGACGCCAAGACGGACCTGGCTGTGTTCCACGATGCCACCGGCCTGTGGTTCATAAAGTACTCCTCCACGGGAGCCGTAATCTCGCTAGGTTATGGGGGCTCCGGCTACATCCCGGTGCCCGGCGACTATGACGGGGACGGGAAGACCGATATCGCCGTCTACCATCCTCCGACCGGGCTGTGGTTCATTCGCTCCTCCTCGACCGGCACTGACTCGACCACTGGGTTCGGAGGAACGGGCTACACGCCGGTGCGGGGTGACTTCGACGGCGACGGCAAGAACGACCTGGCCGTGTTCCATGCCGCGAGCGGCCTGTGGTTCATCAAGTACTCCTCCACGGGGACGGTGGCCACGATCGGTTACGGTGCGACTGGCTACATCCCCGTGCCAGGGGACTACGACGGGGACGGCAAGACGGACATCGCGGTCTACCACCCCCCCTCCGGTCTGTGGTTCATCCGGCTCTCCTCAACGGGCACCGACATTTCCACCGGCTTCGGGGGCCCCGCGTTCACCCCGATCAACTAG
- a CDS encoding gamma-glutamyl-gamma-aminobutyrate hydrolase family protein (Members of this family of hydrolases with an active site Cys residue belong to MEROPS family C26.): protein MKRILVVLHSESEPLGALAEPIGAAGLRTDTRLAPDSLPGSLGGYGGLIVMGGSMGVYEADRFPFLSLEIALLREALNARLPTLAVCLGSQLLAAAGGARVYAGPAPEVGWWPVIRLAEDPWLADWPSRFAPLHWHRDTFDLPQGSVQLASSELYPHQAFRLGSALGLQFHVEATAAMAREWMREASAPADQQSLSEEAASRMAPLVAKLGQAFAREVVG from the coding sequence GTGAAACGCATCCTGGTTGTCCTGCACAGCGAGTCCGAGCCGCTCGGCGCGCTCGCTGAGCCCATCGGTGCCGCCGGGCTCAGGACCGACACCCGTCTCGCTCCTGACTCGCTTCCGGGCTCCCTCGGCGGCTACGGGGGGCTCATCGTGATGGGCGGTAGCATGGGCGTCTACGAGGCCGACCGCTTTCCTTTCCTTTCGCTGGAGATCGCGCTCCTGCGCGAGGCCCTGAACGCTCGGCTTCCGACCCTCGCCGTTTGCCTGGGCAGCCAGCTACTCGCTGCGGCCGGAGGCGCACGGGTCTACGCGGGGCCTGCGCCCGAGGTCGGATGGTGGCCGGTAATTCGCCTGGCCGAGGATCCGTGGCTTGCGGACTGGCCGTCGCGCTTCGCGCCCCTCCACTGGCACCGGGACACGTTTGACCTTCCCCAGGGCTCAGTCCAGCTTGCCTCCTCCGAGCTCTACCCACACCAGGCCTTCCGTCTGGGGAGCGCCTTGGGCCTCCAGTTCCATGTGGAGGCCACGGCGGCCATGGCGAGGGAGTGGATGAGGGAAGCGAGCGCGCCGGCGGATCAGCAAAGCCTAAGCGAAGAAGCGGCGTCGAGAATGGCCCCTTTGGTCGCGAAGCTGGGTCAGGCCTTCGCGCGCGAAGTGGTCGGTTGA
- a CDS encoding c-type cytochrome, producing the protein MRAAFLLGVLVTLAATAAAVFVYFAGGFAPVATGAAPMPFEETLATRALHARIKREMPKAVPIDASEANHLAGAHLYLEHCAVCHGLPSKTVTAIARGEFPKPPQFFHGNGVTDDPPGETYWKIANGIRLTGMPGFDNSLTQTQIWQMSLLLANADKLPASVTALLAGQPQARPGN; encoded by the coding sequence GTGAGGGCGGCGTTTCTGCTCGGTGTTCTCGTGACGCTCGCGGCCACGGCCGCCGCCGTCTTCGTTTACTTCGCGGGAGGCTTTGCCCCCGTTGCGACCGGGGCGGCGCCGATGCCCTTTGAGGAGACGCTGGCGACGAGGGCGCTTCACGCGCGGATCAAGAGAGAGATGCCGAAGGCGGTGCCCATCGACGCGAGCGAAGCCAATCACCTCGCGGGCGCTCATCTGTATCTTGAGCACTGTGCCGTGTGCCATGGCCTTCCGAGCAAGACAGTGACTGCGATCGCGCGCGGTGAGTTCCCGAAGCCCCCCCAGTTCTTCCACGGCAATGGCGTGACGGACGATCCGCCGGGCGAGACCTATTGGAAGATTGCGAACGGCATCCGCCTGACCGGAATGCCGGGCTTTGACAACAGCCTCACCCAGACGCAGATATGGCAGATGTCGCTTCTGCTCGCGAACGCGGACAAGCTCCCTGCTTCCGTTACCGCGCTCCTGGCGGGGCAGCCCCAGGCGCGACCCGGAAATTAG
- a CDS encoding ATP-binding protein: MSSRRNAIAPAVERIVKAVRGAGLSHDQRLDLAVAVAEALSNAAVHGNRLRPGSQVGITVRVTPRRQAVVEIKDSGQGFDVLHVSDPTDPSHILKPAGRGVFLMHRLVDQVEYDPPGNRVRLVVRTKP, translated from the coding sequence ATGTCTAGCCGTCGCAATGCGATTGCCCCTGCCGTCGAGCGTATTGTGAAGGCGGTGAGGGGCGCGGGCTTGAGCCATGACCAGCGGCTCGACCTCGCGGTCGCGGTTGCCGAGGCCCTATCCAACGCTGCCGTCCACGGAAACCGGCTGCGGCCGGGGTCCCAGGTAGGGATCACGGTTCGTGTCACACCTCGCCGCCAGGCCGTAGTGGAGATCAAGGACTCAGGCCAAGGGTTTGACGTTCTGCATGTCTCCGACCCCACTGATCCCTCCCACATCCTGAAGCCGGCGGGGCGGGGCGTCTTCCTCATGCACCGCCTTGTCGACCAGGTAGAGTACGATCCGCCCGGCAACCGCGTCCGCCTGGTCGTGCGGACCAAACCTTAA
- a CDS encoding GMC family oxidoreductase, which yields MSPSYRLDGPVETACDVVVIGSGAGGACVAAVCAEAGLDVIMLEEGPFVPTEQKPARLTTALLRQWRCSGLTAALGPTPVAYAEGRCVGGSTEINAAVFQRTPDELLERWAQDYRIADFGAAALAPHLDRAARVVNSSLTRGPLGRASEILHEAGRKLGWRATPLERGQRHCVGTNMCAHGCPTGAKQSMSNTLLPEALARGMRLFAECRATHLVVRGRRAIAVEAIGMGADGRRHRATLRPRLVFLCAGAIHTPAILRRSGLKRHVGDTLRMHPTLKCVALFDKRVGASDSRFPLYAISEFMPDQRLGGSIVTPGFFGMMLSDYWQHRKDLVAAMDRAGAYYAIVRGQGVGRIRTLPGAVEPVVSYRLAPLDWENLAKGLARIGRAMFASGATVVYPSIRGHAGWRRPEECDEFNVRGLPQNRTSLMTVHLSSSCPLGGDDRRSATDSFGRLHGHENVIVGDASQLPEAPGINPQATVMALAFRAAEHALAGGHELSRRASAEANR from the coding sequence ATGAGCCCGTCTTATCGGCTTGATGGACCGGTCGAGACCGCTTGCGATGTCGTCGTCATCGGCTCCGGTGCCGGCGGAGCGTGTGTTGCCGCAGTGTGCGCGGAGGCCGGTCTCGACGTCATCATGCTTGAGGAAGGCCCTTTCGTGCCTACCGAGCAAAAGCCGGCCCGCCTCACCACCGCGCTGCTGCGTCAGTGGCGCTGCAGCGGGCTCACCGCGGCACTCGGGCCGACGCCGGTGGCCTATGCCGAGGGTCGCTGCGTTGGCGGGAGCACGGAGATTAATGCCGCGGTGTTTCAGCGGACGCCGGACGAGCTGCTTGAGCGCTGGGCCCAGGACTATCGCATCGCCGATTTCGGCGCGGCAGCGCTGGCACCGCACCTCGATCGCGCGGCGAGAGTCGTTAACTCTTCTCTGACCCGGGGTCCGCTCGGTCGCGCTTCCGAGATCCTGCATGAGGCCGGAAGGAAGTTGGGGTGGCGTGCCACCCCCCTCGAGCGCGGCCAGCGGCATTGCGTCGGCACAAACATGTGTGCACATGGCTGCCCCACCGGCGCCAAGCAATCGATGAGCAACACACTACTCCCGGAGGCCCTGGCGCGGGGTATGCGCCTCTTCGCGGAGTGCCGCGCGACCCATCTGGTCGTGCGCGGTCGCCGGGCGATCGCGGTCGAGGCGATCGGAATGGGCGCGGACGGGCGGCGCCACCGAGCCACTTTACGACCTCGACTCGTGTTCCTCTGCGCGGGGGCCATCCACACTCCGGCAATCCTTCGGCGGAGCGGGCTCAAGCGCCACGTGGGCGATACCCTGAGGATGCACCCGACCCTGAAATGCGTGGCGCTCTTCGACAAGCGGGTCGGGGCGTCTGACAGCCGGTTTCCCCTGTATGCGATCAGCGAGTTCATGCCGGATCAGCGACTGGGTGGGTCGATTGTGACGCCCGGATTCTTTGGCATGATGTTGTCGGATTACTGGCAACATCGGAAGGATCTGGTTGCGGCGATGGACCGGGCGGGGGCGTATTACGCTATCGTTCGGGGTCAGGGCGTGGGCCGCATCAGGACGCTGCCGGGGGCGGTCGAACCAGTCGTTAGCTACAGGCTGGCGCCCCTTGATTGGGAAAACCTCGCAAAGGGGCTTGCCCGTATCGGTCGCGCCATGTTCGCGAGTGGCGCCACCGTCGTCTATCCCAGCATACGCGGCCACGCCGGGTGGCGCCGGCCCGAGGAGTGCGACGAATTCAATGTCAGGGGGCTACCGCAAAATCGAACCAGTCTAATGACGGTCCACCTGTCCAGCTCGTGCCCGCTGGGAGGTGACGATAGGCGCTCGGCAACTGACTCCTTCGGCCGCCTTCATGGCCACGAGAATGTCATCGTGGGCGACGCCAGCCAGCTTCCGGAAGCGCCCGGGATCAATCCCCAGGCGACGGTCATGGCGCTCGCTTTTCGAGCCGCAGAGCATGCCTTGGCTGGAGGACACGAGTTGTCTCGTCGCGCTTCTGCAGAAGCCAACCGGTGA
- a CDS encoding enoyl-CoA hydratase/isomerase family protein, producing the protein MQQRFQFLTIENDGVAARIILRRPPLNVLHLEMIQELNRALRGVRPEGGLRAIVFSAEGKAFSAGVSVEDHFPGRAAAMLDAFHEIFRRLQALCCPTIAAVQGAALGGGCELAGFADWVIASETATFGLPEIRLGSLPPLAAVHFPHRIGRARTLQLMLSGETLGAREAEQIGLVDRVVRPQRLGATVEETVERLREKSGPVLRLAKQAVLLAEGQNFEHGLSRVEHLFLKKVMKTRDAKEGLRAFLEKRPPEWTHR; encoded by the coding sequence ATGCAACAACGCTTCCAGTTCTTGACCATCGAGAACGACGGCGTAGCGGCTCGCATCATCCTTCGCCGCCCGCCCCTGAACGTGCTGCACCTGGAGATGATCCAGGAGCTGAACCGGGCTCTGCGCGGGGTCCGGCCGGAAGGGGGCCTGCGCGCGATCGTTTTCTCCGCCGAGGGCAAGGCCTTCAGTGCGGGAGTTTCGGTCGAGGACCATTTTCCGGGTCGTGCGGCGGCGATGTTGGACGCATTTCACGAGATCTTCCGCCGTCTCCAAGCTCTCTGCTGCCCGACGATCGCAGCCGTGCAGGGGGCAGCGCTGGGTGGCGGCTGCGAGCTGGCCGGCTTCGCGGACTGGGTAATAGCCAGCGAGACCGCCACCTTCGGCCTCCCCGAAATTAGGCTCGGATCCCTTCCTCCGCTGGCGGCCGTGCACTTCCCCCACCGCATCGGCCGCGCCCGCACGTTGCAACTCATGCTCTCCGGCGAAACCCTGGGGGCGCGAGAGGCGGAGCAAATAGGCCTCGTTGACCGCGTGGTCCGTCCCCAGCGGCTCGGGGCCACTGTGGAAGAGACGGTCGAGCGCCTTCGGGAAAAGAGCGGACCCGTCCTCCGCCTCGCCAAGCAGGCCGTGCTCCTCGCTGAAGGCCAAAACTTCGAGCATGGCCTCTCCAGAGTGGAGCACCTCTTCCTCAAGAAGGTCATGAAGACACGCGACGCGAAAGAAGGTCTGCGCGCGTTCCTCGAGAAACGCCCTCCAGAATGGACGCACCGGTGA